A portion of the Megalobrama amblycephala isolate DHTTF-2021 unplaced genomic scaffold, ASM1881202v1 scaffold306, whole genome shotgun sequence genome contains these proteins:
- the LOC125261108 gene encoding uncharacterized protein LOC125261108 → MSRTTDPAGHWEDLETWLSVVTDSILPKAAETLKHQTQDQLDDNITSLMKQDPSQSYSHKELAKITGSLSHTLIATLKLSDRQAAHRQQELTHAQRRIEQLELEAQERREGPDEVEQGAKEEINRLKETLAATTQEMERGRADYADLSDKLQYAEQLLEKAKADFRDKNSRIKALETHLNESRNEVSRLKQQLDYIKEESDSIKEELKHAYELRCEPSRTRRTPTSPLPSRTGSPVPGLAHDQKGAVPKQSPAPSEESYLPTKLKERAPASHRSSHGLDLRDLDKLARNIGKFTPNVPGSPNVQSYLQDIDFHLEMRPNVTDKDRLYLLRATSSSEVRSFLDRQPAHTKTDYHLLREALIREFADPESERGLVAALETKQGRHETPQVFYSQLRLAYFGCRLPNRAWRRN, encoded by the coding sequence ATGTCTCGCACAACAGACCCTGCTGGACACTGGGAGGACCTGGAGACCTGGCTAAGTGTTGTAACAGACAGCATCCTACCTAAAGCCGCTGAAACACTAAAGCATCAGACACAGGACCAGCTGGATGACAACATAACAAGCCTCATGAAACAAGACCCAAGCCAGAGCTACAGTCACAAAGAACTAGCCAAGATCACCGGCTCCTTAAGCCACACACTCATCGCCACCCTCAAACTGAGCGACAGGCAAGCCGCCCATCGCCAGCAGGAGCTGACACATGCACAACGGCGCATTGAACAGCTGGAGCTGGAGGCTCAGGAACGACGAGAAGGGCCTGATGAAGTGGAACAAGGCGCCAAAGAGGAGATCAACAGGCTAAAAGAGACCCTAGCAGCTACTACGCAAGAAATGGAACGAGGCAGAGCAGACTACGCTGACCTCTCCGACAAGCTACAGTACGCAGAACAGCTACTGGAAAAAGCAAAGGCTGACTTCAGAGACAAGAACAGCCGAATTAAAGCTCTCGAAACTCACCTGAACGAGTCAAGAAATGAGGTCAGCCGCCTAAAACAACAGCTTGACTACATCAAAGAAGAGTCTGACAGTATTAAAGAGGAACTCAAGCATGCATATGAATTGCGCTGTGAGCCGTCAAGAACACGTCGGACACCGACTTCACCTTTGCCAAGCAGGACCGGCTCCCCTGTTCCTGGACTGGCACATGATCAGAAGGGGGCAGTGCCAAAACAGTCACCTGCTCCCTCCGAAGAATCCTACCTCCCCACTAAGCTAAAAGAACGTGCTCCAGCCAGCCACAGATCATCTCATGGCTTGGACCTCAGAGACCTTGACAAGCTTGCTAGAAACATTGGCAAATTCACTCCAAATGTGCCAGGTAGTCCAAATGTTCAGAGTTATCTGCAAGATATTGACTTCCATCTGGAAATGAGACCCAATGTCACTGACAAAGATAGACTTTATTTGCTCAGAGCCACATCCAGCTCTGAAGTGCGCAGCTTCCTGGACCGGCAGCCTGCCCACACAAAGACTGATTACCACCTGCTCCGAGAAGCTCTCATCAGAGAGTTTGCCGACCCTGAGTCAGAACGAGGACTAGTGGCTGCCCTGGAAACAAAACAAGGTCGTCACGAAACTCCTCAAGTCTTCTATAGCCAACTAAGGCTAGCATACTTTGGGTGTCGCCTACCAAACAGAGCATGGAGGAGGAATTGA